The Thermonema lapsum genome window below encodes:
- a CDS encoding FKBP-type peptidyl-prolyl cis-trans isomerase: MTHSRFSWLSMLLLTVLFSSCKENIEKLPSGVRYQVLRSNPDSTLITDGSLVSFHLQVKGTTRKGEDTLLQTTYPNTPILYRLIVNPPKGSFLEPFLKLHNGDSARIWVPLDSVVKQIGMSEPPEYLMPGSEIEYVVSILDVKTQDYFKKQFEEMEQKQRAQVEATERAQIREYLKKNGFTADSTKNGLYYIKEKQTEGPTAQPGDIVSVYYSLQLLSKPDTLIESNKDAQPFEFVLGKGEVIKGWDEGIALFRKGEKGKLIIPSYLGYGSRQMGKAIPPNSILIFDVEVVDVRKENKIKKE, from the coding sequence ATGACCCACTCTCGTTTCTCATGGCTAAGCATGCTTTTGTTGACGGTTCTCTTTTCGAGCTGCAAAGAGAACATAGAAAAACTCCCCTCTGGTGTGCGCTACCAAGTATTGCGCAGTAACCCAGACTCCACGCTCATCACCGATGGCAGTCTGGTGTCGTTTCATTTGCAAGTAAAAGGCACCACACGTAAAGGCGAAGACACCCTCTTGCAGACTACCTATCCCAACACACCTATCCTCTACCGCCTCATTGTCAACCCACCTAAAGGTTCCTTTTTAGAGCCGTTTTTGAAACTGCACAATGGCGACAGCGCCCGTATTTGGGTACCTCTGGATTCCGTGGTCAAGCAAATCGGTATGTCGGAACCTCCCGAATACCTTATGCCCGGCAGTGAGATAGAATATGTCGTCAGCATCTTGGATGTCAAAACACAAGACTACTTTAAAAAGCAATTTGAGGAAATGGAGCAAAAACAGCGCGCTCAAGTAGAAGCCACCGAGCGTGCTCAAATACGCGAATATCTCAAAAAGAATGGCTTCACTGCCGACTCCACAAAAAACGGTTTGTATTACATCAAAGAAAAACAAACCGAAGGACCAACTGCCCAGCCGGGCGACATAGTAAGCGTGTATTACTCTTTACAGCTGCTTTCTAAACCCGACACCCTCATCGAGTCCAACAAAGATGCGCAACCTTTTGAATTTGTGCTGGGCAAGGGCGAGGTAATCAAAGGATGGGACGAAGGCATTGCCCTTTTCCGTAAAGGCGAAAAAGGCAAACTGATTATTCCTTCTTACTTAGGTTACGGCTCAAGGCAAATGGGCAAAGCCATTCCACCCAACTCCATCCTTATTTTCGATGTAGAAGTAGTGGATGTGCGGAAAGAAAATAAAATAAAGAAAGAATAA
- a CDS encoding FKBP-type peptidyl-prolyl cis-trans isomerase yields MKRVCIAISLLTLLSLSACKNKNEQAEFLARKLKENESIIQQYIADKGLQMQKTENGIYYLIEGTPTSNEQANDSLCHHVFVQYETYLLPYETLIDDRYKRGGNDTLRFPYNTNYAYNTLILPIGISQMVDLMKPGQSGIFLTNYLRGYGERGTPFMPPYSPIRVDLELKALKTDAQLIDDYIARKAYSGVIELEKGVKYLRIIAPPDGAEQVGDSVNVVVDYTLRSIEDKTYDSNSDFRFFLFPRNKNQTDSNDPISRSTVIEGWQIGVSQMHVGERGILFIPSSVAYGKKGSGAIPPYEPLIFEIEVKNRILPE; encoded by the coding sequence ATGAAGCGAGTCTGTATAGCAATCAGCCTGCTGACGCTCCTTAGTCTGAGCGCATGCAAAAATAAGAACGAGCAAGCAGAGTTTCTGGCAAGAAAACTCAAAGAAAACGAAAGCATTATTCAGCAATACATTGCCGACAAGGGGCTGCAAATGCAAAAAACCGAAAACGGCATTTATTACCTCATTGAAGGCACCCCCACCAGCAATGAACAAGCCAATGACTCTTTATGCCATCATGTTTTCGTTCAATACGAAACGTATCTCCTACCCTACGAAACCCTGATTGACGACCGCTACAAGCGTGGCGGCAACGATACCTTGCGCTTTCCTTACAACACCAACTATGCCTACAATACCCTGATACTTCCTATTGGCATCAGCCAAATGGTGGACTTGATGAAGCCGGGACAAAGCGGCATTTTCCTTACCAACTATCTGCGCGGCTATGGCGAACGGGGCACGCCATTTATGCCGCCCTACTCTCCCATACGTGTAGATTTGGAACTAAAAGCTCTAAAAACGGATGCCCAACTTATCGATGACTACATTGCCCGCAAAGCTTATAGCGGCGTGATAGAGCTGGAAAAAGGCGTAAAATATCTGCGTATCATAGCCCCCCCCGATGGCGCCGAACAAGTAGGCGATTCCGTCAATGTAGTCGTGGACTATACCCTCCGCTCTATTGAAGACAAAACCTATGACAGCAACAGCGATTTTAGGTTTTTTCTCTTTCCGCGTAATAAAAACCAAACAGACAGCAATGACCCCATAAGCCGAAGCACCGTGATAGAAGGCTGGCAGATAGGTGTTTCACAAATGCATGTAGGCGAGCGAGGTATTTTGTTTATCCCCTCATCTGTGGCATATGGTAAAAAAGGAAGTGGTGCCATTCCCCCTTATGAACCTCTTATCTTTGAAATAGAAGTAAAAAACCGCATCCTGCCCGAATAA
- the rdgB gene encoding RdgB/HAM1 family non-canonical purine NTP pyrophosphatase — protein sequence METLCFATHNANKLKEVQKLFQEAGLPFSLLSLDDIGCTEDIAETASTLEGNALLKARHVWQHYKIPVFSDDTGLEVVALQGAPGVYSARYAGPQKNDQDNIKKLLAELQGIKNRQARFRTCIAFIDAEGQEHLFEGIVEGRITETPRGAEGFGYDPVFCPEGEKRTFAEMSLQEKNEISHRARAFQAFFQWLRIQVS from the coding sequence ATGGAAACCCTTTGTTTCGCTACCCACAATGCAAACAAACTAAAGGAAGTTCAAAAGCTTTTTCAGGAAGCAGGACTTCCTTTTTCGCTGCTTAGCTTAGACGACATAGGTTGCACCGAAGACATTGCCGAAACTGCAAGCACCCTCGAAGGCAATGCCCTACTCAAAGCCCGCCATGTGTGGCAACACTATAAAATACCGGTTTTTTCCGACGATACGGGCTTGGAAGTAGTCGCTCTGCAGGGGGCTCCCGGTGTGTACTCGGCACGCTACGCGGGTCCTCAAAAAAACGACCAAGACAACATAAAAAAATTACTTGCAGAACTGCAAGGCATCAAAAACCGGCAAGCACGCTTCCGCACCTGTATTGCCTTCATCGATGCCGAAGGACAAGAACACCTCTTTGAAGGCATCGTAGAAGGGAGAATCACAGAAACACCCCGCGGTGCAGAAGGTTTTGGTTATGACCCGGTCTTCTGCCCCGAAGGTGAAAAACGCACTTTTGCGGAAATGTCATTGCAAGAAAAAAATGAAATAAGCCACCGTGCCAGGGCATTCCAAGCTTTTTTCCAATGGCTTCGCATACAGGTTTCATAA
- a CDS encoding LPP20 family lipoprotein, with protein MKRGIYLSVFLLSGMLLFSACKKKATLPPDEKEVIVPCSGPEYWTNKEVFRANAIGESYDQMTAKKKALSNARAELAASISTVLKGVTDNYVNSREFNNREEVEERYESLNREVVNQELNGIRTICEKQVKTQEGKYKTYIAIELASEKLLEAYNERMQKLSREERMRIDYDYEKFKQTFDREMEKFSQSRP; from the coding sequence ATGAAAAGGGGCATCTATTTAAGCGTATTTCTATTGAGTGGCATGCTGCTCTTCAGCGCATGTAAGAAAAAAGCAACTTTGCCACCCGACGAAAAAGAAGTGATTGTGCCTTGCTCCGGTCCTGAATACTGGACCAACAAAGAGGTCTTCCGTGCCAATGCAATCGGCGAGAGCTACGACCAAATGACTGCCAAAAAGAAAGCACTGAGCAACGCTCGCGCCGAATTGGCTGCCAGCATATCTACCGTTTTGAAAGGAGTTACTGACAACTACGTAAACTCACGTGAGTTTAACAACCGCGAAGAAGTAGAAGAACGCTACGAAAGCTTGAACCGCGAAGTAGTGAATCAAGAGCTGAACGGTATTCGCACCATCTGTGAAAAGCAGGTAAAAACCCAAGAAGGTAAATACAAAACCTATATAGCCATTGAGTTGGCTTCTGAAAAACTGCTGGAAGCTTACAACGAGCGCATGCAAAAACTTTCGCGCGAAGAGCGTATGCGCATCGACTATGACTACGAAAAATTTAAGCAGACTTTCGACAGAGAAATGGAAAAATTCAGTCAAAGCAGACCCTGA
- a CDS encoding Hsp20/alpha crystallin family protein → MLSADKRLSKQLAKQAQCLSVTQGGIAPTRVQLQQAANAYVAEFYTPTLEYENYGVEIQNGQLVVFTHNELTHNEEGMVFPMFMGVYPILPHVDAQRIEAIFEDGILRIIAPFREGIQNLNKKIQIKKTGNNH, encoded by the coding sequence ATGTTGTCGGCTGATAAACGATTGAGCAAACAACTGGCAAAGCAAGCGCAATGCCTATCGGTAACGCAAGGCGGTATTGCTCCTACAAGGGTGCAGCTTCAGCAAGCTGCAAACGCCTACGTTGCCGAGTTCTACACCCCTACGTTGGAATATGAAAACTATGGTGTGGAAATACAAAATGGGCAGTTGGTGGTATTTACCCACAATGAATTGACCCACAATGAGGAGGGCATGGTATTCCCCATGTTTATGGGGGTATATCCTATTTTGCCGCATGTGGATGCGCAGCGCATCGAAGCCATTTTTGAAGATGGTATTTTGCGGATAATTGCACCATTTCGCGAGGGCATCCAAAACCTCAACAAAAAAATACAGATTAAGAAAACAGGTAACAATCACTAA
- the sucD gene encoding succinate--CoA ligase subunit alpha produces the protein MSVLVNKNSRVIVQGFTGSEGTFHAEQMIEYGTNVVGGVTPGKGGQKHLDRPVFNTVKEAVEQVQANVSIIFVPPAFAADAIMEAADAGIEVIIAITEGIPVRDMMYVKEYLKGKKARLIGPNCPGVITPGEAKVGIMPGFVFKPGKIGIVSKSGTLTYEAADQVVKAGLGISTAIGIGGDPIIGTSTKEAVELLMNDPETEGIIMIGEIGGGMEAEAARWIKEHGTKPVVGFIAGQTAPKGRRMGHAGAIVGGKDDTAQAKMKIMAECGVHVVKSPAEIGSTMVEALKAAANV, from the coding sequence ATGAGCGTTTTGGTCAATAAGAATTCTCGCGTCATCGTTCAGGGGTTCACGGGCTCTGAAGGTACTTTTCACGCGGAACAAATGATAGAATACGGCACAAATGTGGTAGGGGGGGTAACTCCCGGCAAAGGGGGGCAAAAGCATTTGGACCGTCCGGTATTCAACACTGTAAAGGAGGCAGTGGAGCAGGTGCAAGCCAACGTATCTATTATTTTTGTGCCTCCGGCGTTTGCTGCCGATGCCATCATGGAAGCCGCTGATGCTGGTATTGAGGTGATTATTGCCATCACTGAGGGTATTCCTGTACGTGACATGATGTATGTAAAGGAATACTTAAAAGGCAAGAAGGCTCGTTTGATAGGTCCCAACTGCCCGGGTGTGATTACCCCCGGCGAGGCTAAAGTGGGCATTATGCCCGGCTTTGTTTTTAAACCCGGCAAAATTGGCATTGTATCGAAGTCGGGTACCCTCACTTACGAAGCTGCCGACCAAGTAGTGAAAGCAGGCTTGGGGATTTCTACTGCTATCGGCATTGGTGGCGACCCTATTATCGGCACCTCAACCAAAGAAGCCGTAGAACTGCTGATGAACGACCCCGAAACCGAAGGTATTATCATGATTGGCGAAATAGGCGGTGGCATGGAAGCCGAAGCTGCTCGCTGGATTAAAGAGCATGGCACTAAGCCGGTAGTTGGTTTCATTGCCGGACAGACTGCCCCCAAAGGACGTCGTATGGGGCACGCAGGGGCTATTGTGGGCGGCAAAGACGATACCGCACAAGCTAAAATGAAGATTATGGCAGAGTGTGGCGTTCATGTGGTGAAATCGCCTGCTGAAATAGGCAGCACCATGGTGGAAGCTTTGAAGGCAGCAGCCAACGTATAA
- a CDS encoding lipoprotein signal peptidase: MKKYISVFAVALTVVLIDQMVKLWVAGNMQLGEEIPIFDGWFKLHYTLNEGMAFGATFGGSYGKLLLTTFRILAMGAITYYLIHIVKKGMPRALQYCVALVLGGALGNLIDSVFYGVWLNNAPLYAPTPWFYGQVVDMFYIDIWEGYVPRWVPLIGGDYMALWPIFNVADAAIFVSVLTILLFQKRFFGEHSKREVQHPPAKAEPETTSLE; the protein is encoded by the coding sequence ATGAAAAAATATATTTCAGTATTTGCTGTTGCCTTGACGGTGGTGCTCATCGACCAAATGGTTAAACTGTGGGTAGCGGGAAATATGCAGCTGGGTGAAGAAATCCCCATATTCGATGGTTGGTTCAAGCTGCATTATACCTTAAACGAAGGAATGGCTTTTGGAGCTACTTTTGGTGGAAGCTATGGCAAATTGCTGCTTACTACCTTCCGTATCCTTGCAATGGGAGCTATCACCTATTACCTTATTCATATTGTGAAAAAAGGCATGCCGCGTGCTTTGCAATATTGTGTCGCCTTGGTTTTGGGCGGGGCGTTGGGCAATCTTATTGATAGTGTTTTCTATGGTGTTTGGCTGAACAACGCGCCTTTGTATGCCCCCACTCCTTGGTTTTACGGACAAGTGGTGGATATGTTTTATATAGACATATGGGAGGGCTATGTACCCAGATGGGTACCTTTGATTGGTGGCGACTATATGGCATTGTGGCCCATTTTCAATGTTGCCGATGCTGCCATTTTTGTAAGTGTACTCACTATTTTGCTTTTTCAAAAGCGTTTTTTTGGGGAGCATAGCAAGAGAGAAGTACAGCACCCGCCGGCAAAAGCAGAGCCTGAAACCACATCGCTTGAGTGA
- the hemL gene encoding glutamate-1-semialdehyde 2,1-aminomutase — translation MNTDKSVILFERAKKVIPGGVNSPVRAFQAVGGQPLFIKKAEGAYLYDEDGNRYIDCINSWGPMILGHAYAPVLEAIQRAAADSPSFGAPTRLEVEMAELIVSMVPSVEMVRMVNSGTEATMSAIRLARGYTGRHKIIKFEGCYHGHGDSFLIAAGSGAATTGAPNSPGVTPGTAQDTLIAPYNDLQAVEALIAQYPEQIAAIIVEPVAGNMGCVLPKPGYLQGLRDLCDKHGIVLIFDEVMTGFRLAPGGAQERFGVFPDLTTLGKIIGGGMPVGAYGGKREIMEKVSPSGKVYQAGTLSGNPVAMAAGLAILRELRENSAIYARLESIGDKLYKGMKGELEKRGLHYTMNKIGSMLNVFFTEQTVYDFTTAKSCDLQLFAKYFQAMLRRGVYLAPSQFESWFCSAALSEEDIQHIIQAHADALDEIINQKA, via the coding sequence ATGAATACCGACAAAAGTGTAATTCTGTTCGAGCGGGCAAAAAAAGTGATTCCCGGTGGAGTGAACTCGCCAGTGCGCGCTTTTCAAGCAGTGGGCGGGCAGCCTTTGTTTATCAAAAAAGCAGAAGGCGCTTATCTCTACGACGAAGACGGAAATCGCTATATCGACTGCATCAACTCTTGGGGACCCATGATATTGGGGCATGCCTATGCACCTGTGCTGGAGGCTATTCAAAGGGCAGCTGCTGATTCGCCTTCCTTCGGAGCTCCCACGCGCCTTGAGGTGGAAATGGCTGAGCTGATTGTTTCGATGGTGCCTTCCGTGGAGATGGTGCGCATGGTGAACTCTGGTACCGAAGCCACCATGTCGGCAATTCGTTTGGCACGTGGCTATACGGGGCGCCACAAAATCATCAAATTTGAAGGCTGTTATCATGGGCATGGCGACTCCTTCCTGATTGCTGCTGGCAGCGGTGCGGCTACCACTGGCGCGCCCAACAGCCCGGGCGTAACCCCTGGCACTGCCCAAGACACGCTCATAGCGCCCTACAATGATTTGCAGGCAGTGGAAGCTTTAATTGCACAATACCCTGAACAGATTGCAGCTATTATTGTAGAACCAGTAGCTGGCAACATGGGCTGTGTTTTGCCCAAGCCGGGTTATTTGCAAGGCTTGCGCGACCTCTGCGACAAGCACGGCATTGTGCTCATTTTTGATGAAGTAATGACCGGTTTTCGCTTGGCACCCGGTGGTGCCCAAGAGCGCTTCGGTGTATTTCCTGACCTTACGACCTTGGGCAAAATCATAGGCGGAGGCATGCCTGTAGGGGCTTATGGTGGCAAACGCGAGATAATGGAAAAGGTGTCGCCTTCGGGAAAGGTATATCAGGCGGGCACCTTGTCGGGTAATCCCGTGGCAATGGCTGCCGGATTGGCTATCTTGCGCGAGTTGCGCGAAAACTCAGCAATATATGCTCGCCTCGAAAGCATCGGCGATAAGCTCTATAAGGGCATGAAGGGAGAACTCGAAAAGCGTGGGTTACATTACACGATGAATAAAATAGGCTCCATGCTGAATGTCTTCTTTACAGAGCAAACCGTATATGATTTTACAACAGCCAAAAGTTGTGATCTTCAGTTGTTTGCCAAATATTTTCAAGCCATGTTGCGTAGAGGGGTGTATCTGGCGCCTTCGCAGTTTGAAAGTTGGTTTTGCTCGGCTGCTTTGAGCGAAGAAGACATCCAGCATATCATTCAAGCTCATGCAGATGCTTTAGATGAAATCATCAATCAAAAGGCATAA
- a CDS encoding DUF2461 domain-containing protein encodes MQYTIYPETLVFLQELKQHNNREWMIAHREAYEQAKQNFSEFVEAFIQASIHLHHQENLTAAQCIFRLARDTRFNKDKTPYKTNFGALIAPGGRKSPFAGFYLHIEPGASFVAAGLYAPSAAMQKAVRQEIYYEQDKWLALLQQTTFVRYFPEVEGELLQRLPKEFADAPEALQLSLRRKRWIVRKACSDEEVLSAAFPNLLLTYATVAQPLIGFLNTALEDMKES; translated from the coding sequence ATGCAGTACACGATTTATCCGGAAACGCTTGTTTTTCTGCAAGAGCTAAAGCAGCACAACAACCGCGAGTGGATGATTGCCCACCGGGAGGCTTATGAACAAGCCAAGCAAAATTTTTCGGAATTTGTAGAAGCCTTCATCCAAGCAAGCATACACCTTCACCATCAGGAAAACCTGACTGCTGCACAGTGCATTTTTCGTCTGGCGCGTGATACGCGTTTTAATAAAGACAAAACCCCCTATAAAACCAACTTTGGGGCATTGATAGCGCCCGGGGGGCGCAAGAGTCCTTTCGCAGGCTTTTATTTACACATAGAGCCAGGCGCTTCTTTTGTGGCAGCGGGTTTATATGCCCCTTCGGCTGCTATGCAGAAGGCTGTGCGTCAAGAAATATACTACGAGCAAGACAAGTGGCTTGCACTTTTGCAACAAACTACCTTTGTGCGTTATTTTCCCGAGGTAGAGGGCGAGCTACTGCAACGCTTACCGAAAGAATTTGCCGATGCGCCCGAAGCATTGCAGCTATCGCTACGTCGCAAACGGTGGATTGTGCGTAAAGCCTGCAGCGATGAAGAGGTGCTCTCTGCCGCTTTCCCCAACCTGCTGCTTACTTATGCTACGGTGGCACAACCCTTGATTGGCTTTCTGAACACAGCTCTGGAAGACATGAAAGAATCCTGA
- a CDS encoding DUF3467 domain-containing protein, with translation MTFAEGARLYVGRLFCIFNAVFETIGVAMQDDKIPNIDVEISEEIAQGIYSNLAMIAHSPSEFVLDFLQMLPGMPKAKVKTRVIMTPEHVKRFLLALENNIRKYEANFGEIKLETGKNQPFPYNGPIGEA, from the coding sequence ATGACCTTTGCCGAAGGCGCCCGTTTGTATGTCGGGCGCCTTTTTTGTATCTTCAATGCTGTTTTTGAAACTATCGGAGTAGCCATGCAAGACGACAAAATCCCAAACATCGACGTAGAGATATCCGAAGAAATCGCCCAAGGCATATATTCCAACTTGGCTATGATAGCCCATTCGCCAAGCGAGTTTGTTTTGGATTTTCTTCAAATGCTGCCGGGCATGCCCAAAGCCAAAGTAAAAACTCGGGTCATTATGACCCCCGAACACGTCAAGCGTTTTTTACTGGCGCTGGAAAACAACATCAGAAAATACGAGGCAAATTTTGGGGAAATCAAGCTTGAAACGGGCAAAAATCAGCCATTCCCCTACAACGGACCAATAGGTGAAGCCTGA